The Pectinophora gossypiella chromosome 15, ilPecGoss1.1, whole genome shotgun sequence genome segment AGAGGCTCGAGTCACGTTCACCTGGCTGACATATTCCACAACGCCTCAAAAGAGCCAAATCCTCCCGAACCCTTCCTTTCTAAATCTTCCATCGAACCTATATCCAAGGAAACGTATCCCTTAAGAGCCATACTAGAAGCCAACCTCCACGATGCGGCAGCAAAAGCGACAACAATAGATCCAAACTCGGCTCAAGGCTCATTTGTGAACATTCCAGTAGTTATGGATTTTGGCAATAACGTCAATGAAAATGGAGAAAACATGGGCATAATGTCATTGTTTAACAAATTTACTGGAGATATCAGTGATGTAGAAAAGAGTGCTATTGGAAAAGACTCCGAAGGCACACCTTACGTAACGCAAGTTATTGCTGTAAACCATACTGATTCAACAGAAACAGTGAGAGAAAGTAGAGTATTAAAAGATGAGGAAAACAATCTAAAGCATGATGTAGTCGGATGGAGTGAACTATTTGAACTGATGAGAAGAAATCAGAATGAAACAGATGACTTTCTAACTCCCGAAGAAGGTAATATCAtagtatttttatgaaattgaAATTCAGTTTTGAACATTTCAGCATAAACCTTcattctttaaaatatatttaatgcaaatagctacttactttacttgaatttttattattagcttTTTACTTTATTCTGTATACCATCAATTCAACGTTAGAGGCGTCTATTTATGTGACAATGTTTCTTTGGCAGatgtatatacacttctcatcaaaaaaatcgaaacacttccgttttcattgtttctgtccgaatttaacacaaaaaagaattcatacgatgaaaaaaaatacataaatgtatagctggcagtttggccattacagtaataagcgaaaattctaaattcaaaattagaatttcatttgtttatcttataaacgaaatgaatcactgttttgagacaaatgtgtgtttagggttggagtacatttagcgtttaaaaactaaaaattggcgcctatccttaacctttttgttttttatttcaatactgtgactttgggacgtctgaaaaaaggtttttttttctaaaacgtatggatacttcgcccacagaagccgcccaagttgtggcattgctggattctggccttagtcagcgtgttgtggctgcaagactgcatctaagcctgtcatctgttcatagagtctataaacgttatcgggagactggtttgttcacgcgccgttcaggatctggcaggaatcgggtcacttctgagcgagatgatcgatttattgtaacaacttctttaagaaatcgacgccttaacgcttttcaactgcagcagcggcttcgtgttgtacgaagggtggctgtaagtgactctacaattagaagaaggttgaaggatcgtggactggtaccgcataagccagcaaatgggccgaaattaactgcagaccatcgaagagcgcgccttaactttgcacgtgagcacctaaattggtcatacctacagtggagcaaagttctcttttctgatgagtgtaaaattatgctgtatggtaacgacggaaggaacaaggtctacagaagagacggagaacgctatgcacaatgctgcattgaagaaaaggtcagctatggtggcggttcgtggacggtttggggaggaatcagcgccgacggtaagacagagcttgctttcgtgtctgggccacgtctgcctgcactaaactgtcatcggtacgtcgaagagtgtctcgagcctcatgtgatgccctatgcacattttattggcaacggcttcatattcatgcacgacaatgctagggctcacaccgcgggcgtcgtacgagattatcttaacgaagtcgatatctctattatggaatggccagcaagaagcccggacatgaatcccattgaacatctgtgggatgaattaaagagacgaattcgagcaagagatcctgcgccagaaacacttagccagctgcaagatgcaatccaagaggaatgggacaatataccacagcatgtgatcgtgactctcatccgatcgatgaagaaccgtatggaagcagtaattagagctcggggagggaatacaagttattaaataaacggttTTTAGCtttgtttttcatttacgtgtgttgttttatccatttcctttatactccatacggaataaaaatgactcatttaacaaaatacgaaacctatgaaaaattcatttaaatttagaacattaacattaagatttgataagctcatattactcactattaaacgacatttaacatttattcctaaatgtacacatttttctgataatcctgacaaaacgtaaacttgcaaggtgtttcgatttttttgatgagaagtgtatttagtgacgaaatataattgttttgtgttcttttttcaGATCCATCGGGGTCAATTTCAAATAAGCTTCTGTTCGAAGATTCGGACGGGGACGGTGTAATAGTTCTAGAAGATTTGCAACGCCTTAAGGATTTCGACAGCAACGCTGCATCGACGTCAGACGAGAAATTAGAGATGAACACTTACGAAAGAGCTGAAGCGCCTATTCAGCCTGGTATTCTTGACAGAGCGCCTAGTAACACTAGGTCAGTCACTGTTGCGACGGCGAGTATCGTAGGTCTAGCCATGGTTCTGTTTCTGTTGACCTATGCTGCGTTCAAATGGAAGCAGCAAAGGAATTTGCTAAACAAGAAACAGAGTTTCAGCGACGAAAGAATTCCTACGCCGGTGTTCGAGAACAGGAAAGGCCATAAGAACAATTGTAGCACAAGAAGCATTAGTCCGATGCTCGCGTCTTCAAACATCTACACCATGAACACGTTAGATTCCAATGCAACCGGCAAAGAGTCCCCAGATTACATGTGGGACAGTCTCAGAAAACCGTTCCAGTAGGCAGAATTTTGTCAAGATATTAGACTGAATTTGTAAGTATTAGTCTTAAGCCTAAGCTTATTGaagatttatttagttttattttacattatttaaacTAGTGACCTGATTTTGAATTAAGGGAGttgtattacatatttatttatttattctctgATATATCTCTTATCATGTCTTGGTAGTCAATGCAGCTTTTTAGTATGCTTTGGGTAATCTGTGCCTCTAGTCCTAAAGCGAAATTTGAAGTCAATTCTCAATATTTTGTATTGCTTTATATGACtttctatttacttattaatttcttttaaatataatattgatgttcagtattataattttattgcagCTGCAATGTGACATTATCAAAGAATTTATATAGAGGTTCATACTTTTATAGCttcttctttaaataaataaagttaagagctttttattttatttattacccaCACCCATTTCTCTAATTATATACAGAACAAATGCTGTTCCGTATACTTCGAGAGGAAGGGACAACGTATTTTCTGACCTTACTTTTAAATTCTTTATCTAGTGTATCGCTACTCTAACTGAACAGATACATAAAACAATACCTGTAGTTGTCATATGTGAAGATATCCTGAAGGTCTTTCAGCACCGGCAAGTCTAAGGTGTGTATCTTATTGTAGAAGTACGCATATTGCCTCGCGATGCTCCTGTACAGCTTTAGAGATGACTCGAAGACCGGCGACGGCTGGAATGTAGaatataatgtatgtaaataaaatttatagttTTCATGTTCCGTTTCTTGTCTTCCTGGGCATGTTGTAACATACTACAGAGGGATATGGACGATAGGCTTGATCCCTTGTCCCCATAAGATTtgccatatccatcttaggattttgtATAAtccatatcaacagtggctgcaagttgtctttgattacttgtggctctacccacgcCATTAGGGAAAacgtatgtatataaataaaattcatcttGTCCCAGATCATATTGGTACTGACAAGTTTCTATCTAACAAagatattatatctatactaATAAAGACAGTTGGAATAAGCATAATTAACCTTGTAAGGCCTCGTAAGGtaaaatagttaaacaatgaggtATGGATTTtgaaaggacattcggtctgaCGACTTcaaatctttttaatttaaattttaatacataccCTTATCTCTGCCAACTCTTCTGATGTAAAGTACAGGATTGTAGAATACTTTTCAGGTAAAACATCAATGTATGATCTCCAAAATGAATCtgaaatgtaatgtaaatgcAATGTTACTGTTAAAGTTGTATAAAGGCAATTTCTTAACAGTACAGTTGTTTTGAGCATTGTCAATTTGGTGGGTTCTCACCCTATTTTACAGTCAGTTTACGAGTGAAGGTCTGTCagcttaatattaattaaaagaatGATGGATATATGGGCTGGTCACTTGATTGTGAAtatgttaataattaaaatagaatGATGAACTAGGAGTGTgtgtttaagtacctattataacGTACAGCAATACCCTTACAGAGAACTCAATGATGTATACTATAAAACTCTACaggtattttataaaaagaatgCCAACTTCGTCACCAACTCACAACCATGAACTGAACTTTCACATTGTTACGAGAGTTACAACTGACACAATAAACCAAGGCCCTCCATCTTGTCTTGACAGATTTAATAATCGAACTATGCTAATGTAATGCAGAttagaattattataattactatgGTAATAAGTCTGGgtgattgtaataataatttaaaaatctgtTAATCTCACTATGAATTATAGGTTTTAAAATAATGAGTAGATTAAAAAGATGTCTTGTGTCAGTTAATAACTAAAATGTTGATTTTTAAGTCTGACAACCCTTGTATATACAAGCCACTTTTGATGATCTTCATAAAGGAGCTACCTATGTTGGTTTAAATTGTCAACAATTATGGCTGTGACAGAACCATTAAAGAATCTAAGAACCTATTTCACCACATGTTTAGAACTGCTGATAGTATAAATGACAATTTATCTGAGAGAGAGATTACTTTCATTCAGAGTTTATCAGCAAGTGACGAAACAACTGTTAAATTGGGAAAAATTATGTTATATGATTAGTTACCAACCTGGattatttttttccaataaaagataCAATGCCAAAGTGATGTTAGGCATGTTCTGCAGCAATGGATCTACAGAGATGAAGGCAGAAAGAGGGGATTCTTTTGCATCCTTCTCTGTCATCATCACCTTACTCGGTACAGTCAGGATAAGAGAGCCTTCTTTGAATTCCTTTGTAGCTTTAAGACCCAGATCATAGCCTTCAAACTCAGAGATATCCACCCCTGAAATTGTGTAgaatgtattttataaaaataagttacCCATACAGAAAGAaccattaaaatataaactgaTAAAGTGCTCTACATGATAGATTTATGAAGATATAagaaaatttaaagaaataccTTCAAATTGCGCTCCATTTTCCTTTAACCAATGGAGGTACTTGTCAATATTCGCTTGACGAGAGCCCTGCCTGATCGCGTGTACCGGAGCCTCAATATTCCTAACCTCTTTCAGGATCCCTTCGATTTCTAAGTGATGCTCCCAATTCTTAGCCGCGTTATTTGTTGCTTGGAAAATACTCGTCAACTTAAGTAGTTTATCCACAAGAACAGCCAGTTCTTTTCGCTTTTGCTGAACAAACTTATTATTTTCCCTCCCACCAGTTTTCTTCGAAACTTGTTTTGTCGATGATTTCCGACCCATGGCCACTGAAGCACTTATTTAACTAACAGTAAAACTAAGCTATGACACGAAATAATACAGTGACGGGAAATCTAGAACGTgggaaatattataaaactaaaaataggtctaaaaaatacattttaaaatgttttttttttttttttttgtttttttttttttttttttttggtttggttttccccgaagggtaaggcaaagggaactatgcccatacagccatgtctgacgtattttttttcttgatgattaatgaaatgatgaaaggtgatgatgatgaaacctaagcccccaccctcggagtagactcttactccgaaccccaaacgaattaactcaaaagtccgcataaacttttgagttatgaagcggcttcctgacacgaagcgaaaataggcagatacactttgtttattgaatactccaatataataacactcgcgaatgtcttccgactaacttaatgcgatcattaaccacaaaacaccacttcgtattaattatttagattattcaatgaagaaagcaaccgtcccgttcccgccccccgccaaaaagccttttttttttttgttttggttttccccgaagggtaaggcaaagggaactatgcccatacagccatgtctgacgtatttttttcttgatgattaatgaaatgatgaaaggtgatgatgatgaaacctaagcccccacccacggagtagactcctactccgaaccccaaacgaattaactcaaaagtccgcataaacttttgagttatgaagcggcttcctgacacgaagcgaaaataggcagatacactttgtttattgaatactccaatataataacactcgcgaatgtcttccgactaacttaatgcgatcattaaccacaaaacaccacttcgtattaattatttagattattcaatgaagaaagcaactgtcccgttcccgtctcccgccaaaaagccacattttatagtatttttccTTCCTACAGTGAAAGATGACACTGACAGCAGATGTGTTCCACTTCAAATTAAATACCAATGTGACATTAGACACGACCGCAACAACTAACTAATAATAGTATTATGTTTCAATTTTAAGTGGTGGtgtaatttaaaattgatttaGACTTGGTCTTTGAGAACAGCTACAAAAAACGGTGTCAGACGCTTTTGACATTCAGAACTACATTTATAAAGATCGATAACAATATCCcataaaatcttaaaataaatctaaaacaaagatataaaATACCTGTAGGTATTATAATGCAATCTCAAAAATTCAGActttacattttaaattcaaattaactGAGTGTTATGAAagtaaattaacaaaaaaaaatattaggatTTTGCCCATATCGTAATAGAACAATAATACAATGCAGCTATAcaagatagtaggtaggtacccattATATTTGTATAGTCCAACATATTGGAAGGACGACATGCTCGGGGTGATTAGTTCACTGACcaagtcttcttcttcgtcaCTTTCTTTAACTTCCTGCTCCCACCCAGCCTAGCTGAGGAATCATGTACATCTACATACCTACCCATATCACACTCGATGATAACTTGGTGATAACACTGAAACCCAGTGTTCACTCATGgtcatggagcatactccgcaaTGCTCCTCCTACTTATACGGGTTCGTGGAATCTGTGTATCAAAGAATATAACTATTCTCCTTATAGATATTATAACGCCTTTCGTAACAAATGTACGCAGGCATCTAATAATTTATAAGAGATTTATTTTTTGCCAGAAAATATTTAGCAAAGCAACTAAGCCTGCTCTATAAATTAGACCTTAAAAGCAATGTCACAGTTGATCAAGCGGCGCTCTGCGTTGTCTGGCAATGGCAATGTCTCTTGGCAGCCATGCGCGCGGTTCCAAGAAAAGTTATTTGAAACCGGCCCACTTTCAACTCGCCCTCCAAATCGCACGGGGCAGGCACAAGAACAATGCATATTATAGTTTTACGACTCTAGATCTGTCTGTATGCATAATTATTTCGAGGAAACGATAGATTGAATTTGCGTTATGAAAAAGGGGTTGATTTTACTaataggtttttattttttatgtaaagtTCCTAAAAGGTGAGGAGGACCATTAGCTAAAATTTGAATTAAGTATAATCTAATATTAGTTAGTATCTACGTTCAGTAAACgattaagtatacctacttatattgaaccatattttaagtaattattttatgtgGAATGTTAAACCACGTCCTTGCTAGCTGAAATTATGGGATCATCAGTAGGTACAACAAGTTAGGAATTTACTTGAACTTACCAAGGAACCTCTTCTATGTGTCCTCGATGAAAGTAAAGTACCCACCTACTAATAATTCAAATCATTCAAGTAGTCATAAAATATCTTTCATGATCTGTGCACAGAAAATAAACTTTCACGAAAAATCCCACCGGTTTTGAAACTACCTACATTTGAAAGTAATTCGTGCCTtttgttaggtacctacctacctaccaaacATACCTATATTCAGTTGTTTATTCCTAGAATACTACATTTACCGACCTATTTAGGTACAGTATAGTAGGTACGATAATAGGTTTtaagttttagtgtttttccCAAGAATTAGAATCACGAACGTAGGCGTCTTGATGATCATTGGCTAACAAGTCTAAGTACTTTACATTATAATACAGGCTAAcagaacataaaacataaagaataattattacttactgaagtaTTATTAGcaagaaatatataattttataggtAAAATATAGCAAAACATTATGGACAAAGCCAATATTTGATTACGAGTACCAACaataaattccacttggtatgaactcagaatcatggtccgaataaTCCCTCAAACTTTTCGCTGCTATGTCACTAACAGAATGAATGAACAGAGTGAATGTTAAGATGGATGTGTGGTGTGACCAGCCCGTCAAAGGAATTCTTCTATCCTGTATAGGCATTCTTCTTAACATTCACATCTCTGCCGTATGTGATAGAAGTGTtcaaaacaatgtttaaaatgACCATGAGGTGTTCGTATCCGTGGCAGGTACTTACTATCAATTTAGAACCATCGCATCAGTTACTAGTTGGCACTGATGTACCTATTGTCCTAATGATAACCGACCGAGATGAATTGATTTTGACATTATCATCAAATAACCACATTGATGCTTTGCGGTATCAATCACATAAATTAAAGCTGATTTCATTGAACGTCAAATAAATGTCAGTTTGAGATAGGCCCACCCATATTGCCAATCAGACAATATGCCCTTAGGCTATAGCTAACATACATTATTGTCTAATTGTAAATGGCTATCGTAAAACAAACCATTTATTGATTAAACCCCTGACTACCTAAGTTTATGTTTTGGACAATAAAAGATGAGTAAGGTCTCTTTACTCACGAGCAGAACATTGTTATCGATAGAAGCAGCTATAGTTGTGACAGAGGTAAGCAGCTGCAGCTGTATACAGAGGCAGATTGTAGCTGTGGACAGAAGCAACTGCAGCTGTCACAGAGGCAAACAATTGCAGCTGTGATAAAGGCAAGCAACTGCAGCTGTGACAGTGGCAACCAACTGTAGCTGTGACAGAGGCAAGCAACTGCAGCTGTCAACGGAGGTAAGCAACTGTAGCTGTGTACAGAAGCAAATGCAGCTATCGACAGAGTCAAGCAACTGTACGACATTGGTAGGTAGCAAATTCAACACACACATAGACAACTTTAGTTGGCGGTGCTCGTTTGTAAGACGCCTAATCAGaatcaaaaattcaaatcaTGGATGTTGCTCTGATTTCGAATACCTAAATTAATTGTGGTATTTAAGTACCACGACACACAGTAAGTAGGATATAACTAGCTATACAATGCGGTCGCGAAAAGCACTTACATAGAACATTCTGAAATAATTATCTAGATTGTGATTGAAATTCTCAGACGTGGCCTTTAAGTCGAGATTTTTTTACATCCATGCCATCCTCTTATCTAAAAATGAATGCAAATTAAAGAAGTATATCTAAATAATTTCATCCCTAAGCTTTAAACTAAGTACCTGCTCACTTGTTTTTCTCAACTTTTTGTATGAGTACCTAAACATTCGTAACTAAAAACAACCTATCAACAATTTTTTCGTGAGATCCGGCCATCAAAAAAGACGAGCAATTTTTTGTAACTATCAGGTAAGTACAGGATCTATTTATTTGTAACGTGCATTCGATTGCCAATGATCATAACGATGGTTTACTTATTATTCTCCATGACGTCACAATTGAAGATAAATCgttttatttaggtacctagCGTTTGGTCAATCATCAATATTCTAGTTATCTGAGTGTCTAGATGATTAATAGGTCTCTAGGGAGTACCTAAAGGTTACAATTCATAACGTTATCTGGTTGTGGATTGCCTAGGCCTAACATTTAAATTCATAAGCAACTACAAGCTAATCCATTATTGTAgatatctgaaataaatcgCGGAACTCTATTGTTTTGTTATCTGTTTGTttccttatttattattattgataacaATTCTGAATGTAATGGAGTTCATGACTGTTAGTccaaacatacttacatagtaCCTTACACATATACATCTGagaactttgtaaaaaaaagtgCCCCCAGGTAGGTTTCTGTTGCTTAAGTTGCTTTTTCAGTTCAGTAGAGAAATAGtagaaatttattaaaatagggTAAAAATGGTCGTATCTTTGGATTGCGTTGGCTATGATGCTTCATTTTTATACAGCTTTATAAGACCGCagatataagtacctagtatatattaatttcaacttgatacatCCACGCGTTTCCGAGAAAAAGGTCTTGACAAGAAAGACGGACAGACATACGTACACAAAGTGAAGCTATAAGGAGTCCGTTTTTCTTTTGAGGttcagaaccctaaaaataagTCCATATAAGTATTAGGTATCTACCCATATTTGATACTTAGGAACGTAGCTTAAGTTTTTGAGATTTCATTGCAATGATTTTTATACACATTTGGGTTGGGTTGAGTCTTTTATCGTGGTTGGCATTATCTGTCCATAATGAAACTCTTTGTAATAATTAatcattaaaaaacaataataataacctcaaACTGAAATACTTGTTACTACGTATTACATTTGTATCCCAAtaggttttaaaaaatattgagaaagataaaaaataataataatattaggaaGAGTTATGTGCTGTTcccaggaatgttcccaaagtgagaatgttcccgttgtaataactctttaatagtaagaacaTTGCCtgcatttctttttcaaattgtttatttattatttatttatttatttgtttgtacacaataaaacagacacaagaaacatacaaagaaaacagatatttagtacaggcaagcttatctctaaacaaagatatttcttccagctgacctacgtgacaagagagactttcaacgtaaaatattatatataaaaaaaaatatattaaataaatatattatatattttttttattttatattttttattatatttattaaatattattattattgttctttcttgtactctagttttacctgcctaaaggttagtTTATAAAATTCTTTCTACATAaaatttgcgcctttttactgccggaaaCTTTCAGGAAGtggaaacattcccgggaacagcACATCAGTAATTGGGAAATTACTTACATTccacttacttaataatacatCCGTAGTcaacaacggcctccgtagtccagtggttgagcgttgggctcacgatcccgaggttctgggttcgaatcccggtggggacatatcacaaaaaattactttgtgatccctagtttggttaggacattacaggcgatcacctgattgtccgaaagtaagacgatccgtgcttcggaaggcatgttaagccgttggtccctgttactacttactgatgagtacgtagtcgttacatgagtcatgtcaggggtctttggcggctcaatagtaaccctgacaccagggtcgatgaggttagtaatccacctcacaacccacacgatagaagaagaagtaatatAATAGCAGTAATTCAGTATAATTTTGATCGATGCTCCTAGGGCCTATTGTGACAACGACACCCAATGTGACAAATTGGCCTATTATCTTCCTATCTACTATTGTCAGTCCagactttatttattgtaagtatgatgtatttttccggcccgtggtagcccagttggtagaacgcttgcctctcactttgaggtcgcaggttcgaatccagcacacgaatgattgtcgaatttgttttcgaactcatgtttggatcataaatgattatcacgtgcttaacgg includes the following:
- the LOC126373139 gene encoding actin-histidine N-methyltransferase — protein: MGRKSSTKQVSKKTGGRENNKFVQQKRKELAVLVDKLLKLTSIFQATNNAAKNWEHHLEIEGILKEVRNIEAPVHAIRQGSRQANIDKYLHWLKENGAQFEGVDISEFEGYDLGLKATKEFKEGSLILTVPSKVMMTEKDAKESPLSAFISVDPLLQNMPNITLALYLLLEKNNPDSFWRSYIDVLPEKYSTILYFTSEELAEIRPSPVFESSLKLYRSIARQYAYFYNKIHTLDLPVLKDLQDIFTYDNYRWAVSTVMTRQNNIQLADCDVTAFIPLWDMCNHEHGKITTDFNKELSRGECYALRDFKQGEQVFIFYGARSNADLFLHNGFVYPNNQYDSLSLALGISASDPQRETKLALLSKLGLAGVTHYSLYKGDSPISAELLAFIRIFNMNPDQITKWMGVGVPGDLVSEPGTSSMVETDIDRRAYSFLLTRCKLIKSAYKLGDAPDTIPKQKVRLLKVCENEVLDSAIKYLESALEKPSAGEMKP